In Saprospiraceae bacterium, a genomic segment contains:
- the nusB gene encoding transcription antitermination factor NusB, whose product MLSRRNVRVKVMQQLYSLAQDRELTNDQAVQAFLKTIHDSFRLYLLNLYCIVRVCYFAGEDFKHRQSKHIKSDDDKTFTDKIYSNPLIQSIEKNKFIQNKFKEEHCSEGLDDDLFRKIYKDFCKEKSYLEYLNKEADHGDHVEILLELYRFCRRNELFNEIMDDRFACWTDDKSLVIGALKKTLKALPNNEPFYKEYIPDDDTVLNFGKYLLDNTCKLDEDLSAMITPVLENWDSERVALVDMILIKMGVVEMVHFKTIPPKVTLNEYVELSKTYSTDKSKEFVNGVLDKLLKQLESNGKIVKEGRGLSI is encoded by the coding sequence ATGTTGAGTAGGAGGAATGTTCGCGTCAAAGTGATGCAACAATTATATAGCCTGGCCCAAGACCGCGAATTAACAAACGATCAGGCTGTACAGGCATTTCTCAAAACCATTCATGACTCTTTTCGCCTCTATTTATTAAATTTATACTGCATTGTGCGTGTTTGTTATTTTGCAGGTGAAGATTTTAAACACAGACAATCAAAGCATATTAAGTCTGATGATGATAAGACCTTTACAGACAAAATTTATTCCAACCCATTGATACAGAGTATTGAAAAAAATAAATTCATACAAAACAAGTTTAAGGAAGAACATTGTTCAGAAGGTTTGGATGATGATTTGTTTCGAAAAATATACAAAGACTTTTGCAAAGAAAAAAGTTATCTCGAATATCTTAATAAGGAAGCTGACCATGGAGATCATGTGGAAATTCTTCTTGAACTCTACAGGTTTTGCAGGCGAAATGAATTGTTTAATGAGATTATGGACGACCGCTTTGCTTGTTGGACCGATGATAAAAGTCTGGTAATAGGTGCTCTCAAAAAGACTTTAAAAGCCCTTCCTAATAATGAGCCATTTTATAAGGAATACATTCCAGACGATGATACGGTATTGAATTTTGGAAAGTATTTGTTAGATAATACCTGTAAATTGGATGAGGATCTAAGCGCAATGATAACACCTGTTCTCGAAAATTGGGATTCAGAGCGCGTAGCCTTGGTCGACATGATTCTGATAAAAATGGGAGTCGTGGAAATGGTGCATTTTAAAACTATTCCGCCCAAAGTAACTTTAAATGAATATGTAGAATTGTCGAAAACTTACAGTACGGATAAATCAAAAGAATTTGTAAATGGGGTTTTAGACAAACTTTTGAAACAATTAGAGTCCAACGGTAAAATAGTTAAAGAGGGAAGGGGACTCAGCATTTAA
- a CDS encoding DoxX family protein, translated as MTIVSLFLYVALAAAALSFIIYRFKREDYSFLDNFIQNFAGILFIFSGFVKAVDPMGTAFKMEQYFTAFEDTCKGSFLSFMAPLFPMLSKLALGFSVFMIVLEIVLGIMLIIGYRRKLAAWLFFIIMIFFTVLTGFTYLTGYVPSDANFFEFSKWTEYNKNQMRVTDCGCFGDFIKLEPKISFIKDLILMLPAIWFLFRWRKLYQLFTEKLRMAVTVMSTIGLLLFCFSNYIWNEPVIDFRPFKIGADIKTQLELEQKAQAEVKILAYIIRNRETKIELEVPYKDYLDSFKNNPNFKTVWESLDQIKSEPSIPRTKISDFDILSFDGESKTQEILNDDRYILALISPKIKNNVISVEMMIQDTIYEIDTIISFDPGTKEESIKIVQGQIDTIIEKSIKKNQYSWDPEYLNIVQTKILPLLDSVESEQLSFISIFGGLTEEGVVELRKASGINFPCFEADDLLLKTIMRSNPGLVLLKSGKIIHKWHHHQLPEPKDLKLKYLNETGNKIY; from the coding sequence ATGACAATCGTAAGCCTTTTTTTGTACGTCGCCTTAGCTGCCGCAGCTTTGAGTTTTATCATTTATAGATTTAAAAGGGAAGATTATTCCTTTTTGGATAATTTCATTCAAAATTTTGCTGGAATTCTATTTATTTTTTCGGGCTTCGTAAAAGCGGTCGATCCTATGGGAACAGCTTTTAAAATGGAGCAATATTTTACTGCTTTTGAAGATACTTGCAAGGGCTCCTTTTTGTCGTTTATGGCACCTTTGTTTCCAATGTTGTCAAAGCTGGCACTGGGTTTTTCAGTTTTTATGATTGTGCTTGAAATTGTTTTAGGAATAATGCTCATCATAGGTTACAGGAGAAAATTAGCAGCCTGGCTTTTCTTCATCATCATGATTTTTTTTACTGTTCTTACCGGATTTACTTATTTAACAGGATATGTGCCGTCTGATGCAAACTTTTTCGAATTTTCAAAATGGACGGAGTATAATAAAAATCAAATGCGGGTTACTGATTGTGGTTGTTTCGGCGACTTTATTAAGTTAGAACCCAAAATTTCATTTATCAAAGATCTTATATTGATGTTGCCTGCGATTTGGTTTTTATTCAGATGGCGTAAGTTGTATCAGCTTTTTACGGAAAAACTCAGAATGGCGGTTACGGTCATGAGTACTATCGGATTGCTTTTATTTTGTTTTTCTAATTACATATGGAATGAACCCGTCATCGATTTCAGACCTTTTAAAATTGGTGCTGATATCAAAACACAACTTGAGTTGGAACAAAAAGCTCAGGCAGAGGTTAAAATATTAGCGTATATCATCAGGAACAGAGAAACAAAGATTGAATTAGAAGTTCCTTATAAAGACTATTTAGATTCGTTTAAGAACAATCCAAATTTTAAAACTGTATGGGAATCCTTGGACCAAATAAAATCAGAGCCTTCAATTCCTCGTACCAAAATTTCTGACTTCGATATTTTGTCTTTTGATGGAGAAAGTAAGACTCAGGAAATTTTGAATGATGACCGTTATATTTTAGCGCTCATCAGTCCTAAAATTAAGAATAATGTGATTTCCGTGGAAATGATGATCCAGGATACGATTTACGAAATAGATACGATCATCAGCTTTGATCCTGGTACAAAGGAAGAATCAATTAAGATTGTACAAGGGCAAATAGACACCATAATCGAAAAAAGTATTAAAAAGAACCAATATTCCTGGGATCCTGAATACCTTAATATTGTTCAAACCAAGATATTGCCCTTATTAGATTCCGTAGAAAGTGAACAATTAAGCTTTATAAGCATCTTTGGTGGATTGACTGAGGAGGGTGTAGTGGAATTGCGGAAAGCTTCTGGCATTAACTTTCCTTGTTTTGAAGCCGATGATTTATTGTTAAAAACCATTATGAGGTCAAATCCGGGTCTTGTATTGCTAAAGTCTGGGAAAATCATACATAAGTGGCACCATCATCAACTGCCAGAGCCAAAAGATTTAAAATTGAAATATCTCAATGAGACAGGAAATAAGATTTACTAG
- a CDS encoding DUF1599 domain-containing protein: protein MNKTIDQYRSIQQICKSIFVQKAQDYGTSWRVLRPSSVTDQLLIKAFRIRSIEEQKDQQIDELPDVEYVGLVNYSIMALIQTDLGSTDKDLSLEQTSDLYDKYFDQAFELMLKKNHDYGEIWRQMRMSSFTDLILSKILRIRRMEENDGKTLISEGVSSNYLDIINYAVFALIIWSESKTWSFKF from the coding sequence TTGAATAAGACCATAGACCAATACAGGAGCATCCAGCAAATTTGTAAAAGCATTTTCGTTCAAAAGGCGCAAGATTATGGAACTTCTTGGAGAGTACTCAGACCTTCTTCGGTTACTGACCAACTTTTGATTAAGGCATTTCGGATTCGAAGTATAGAAGAACAAAAAGATCAGCAGATTGATGAATTACCCGATGTTGAATATGTGGGTCTTGTCAATTATTCCATAATGGCATTGATCCAAACAGACTTGGGAAGCACAGACAAGGATTTAAGTTTGGAACAAACTTCGGATTTATACGATAAGTATTTTGATCAGGCATTTGAACTGATGCTTAAAAAAAATCACGATTATGGAGAAATTTGGAGGCAAATGCGAATGAGTAGTTTTACGGACCTCATTTTATCTAAAATTTTAAGAATTCGGAGAATGGAAGAAAATGATGGTAAAACTTTGATTTCAGAAGGAGTCTCTTCAAATTATCTGGACATTATAAACTATGCTGTATTCGCTTTGATCATTTGGTCAGAATCTAAAACCTGGTCTTTTAAATTTTAA
- a CDS encoding YigZ family protein translates to MEFYYSIKQECQSALVEKGSKFLAFAYPVESIPDAQAKLSHIKSLHPKARHWCYAYKIGFPEFEAKSSDDGEPSGTAGKPIFNQIERLELNNVLVVVVRYFGGILLGKGGLLQAYKESAKLCLENAVIIKHEKMVELKIESDVHKIQLLLSIIKNCGVAVKSFELQNKSFLILEISVSSKLEFMRTVKSKMEKTNLKQVENPEDWKDCKITYKIL, encoded by the coding sequence ATGGAATTTTATTATTCGATAAAACAGGAATGCCAATCTGCACTTGTAGAAAAAGGGAGTAAGTTCTTAGCATTTGCATATCCTGTTGAATCCATACCAGATGCTCAAGCAAAACTTTCTCATATTAAATCTTTACATCCCAAAGCAAGGCATTGGTGTTATGCTTATAAAATTGGCTTTCCAGAATTTGAGGCGAAATCTTCTGACGATGGGGAGCCTTCCGGCACCGCCGGCAAACCGATATTCAATCAAATAGAGCGCCTGGAACTTAACAATGTTCTGGTTGTTGTAGTCAGATACTTTGGAGGGATTCTATTAGGTAAAGGAGGTTTACTGCAGGCTTATAAAGAAAGTGCTAAATTATGTCTCGAGAATGCTGTGATCATCAAACATGAAAAAATGGTCGAGTTAAAAATTGAGTCCGATGTCCATAAAATTCAATTGTTGTTAAGTATCATTAAAAATTGTGGAGTTGCTGTAAAATCGTTTGAACTCCAAAATAAAAGTTTTTTAATTCTGGAAATATCAGTCAGTAGTAAGTTGGAATTTATGCGAACGGTTAAATCAAAAATGGAAAAAACAAATTTAAAGCAAGTGGAAAATCCGGAAGATTGGAAAGATTGCAAAATAACTTATAAAATCTTATGA
- the coaE gene encoding dephospho-CoA kinase (Dephospho-CoA kinase (CoaE) performs the final step in coenzyme A biosynthesis.), giving the protein MKLVALTGGIGSGKTTVAKIFELLGVPVYNADKSARYQMEHHPILKSLLIEHFGSQAYHVDGRLNSEYISGIVFNEPTQLTWLNQAVHPYVAIHIQEWLMHAKDLYGVLETALLKESMKLTNFYKIVHISSPESLRIKRVVIRDGQLQEDILKKLRFQQTEEELLELADFTILNDGSQSLILQIHNIHKSISNEILKKC; this is encoded by the coding sequence ATGAAACTCGTTGCTTTAACAGGCGGCATAGGTAGTGGAAAAACAACAGTGGCCAAAATATTTGAGTTACTGGGCGTTCCTGTTTACAATGCAGATAAGAGCGCGCGCTATCAAATGGAACATCACCCTATTCTTAAATCATTATTAATTGAACATTTCGGTTCACAAGCCTATCATGTTGATGGTCGACTTAATTCTGAATATATATCAGGAATTGTTTTTAATGAACCCACACAATTGACATGGTTAAATCAGGCCGTTCATCCTTATGTTGCCATTCACATCCAGGAGTGGTTAATGCACGCAAAAGATTTATATGGCGTTCTTGAAACCGCTTTATTGAAAGAATCTATGAAACTCACCAACTTTTACAAAATCGTGCATATTTCCAGTCCTGAAAGCCTGCGCATCAAAAGAGTTGTAATTAGAGATGGACAATTACAAGAAGATATTCTCAAAAAACTCAGATTTCAACAAACGGAAGAAGAACTCTTGGAGTTGGCTGATTTCACGATTCTCAATGATGGATCACAAAGTCTGATTTTACAAATCCATAATATTCACAAAAGCATTTCTAACGAAATCTTGAAAAAGTGTTAA
- the rocD gene encoding ornithine--oxo-acid transaminase — protein MNTTLANGISSFYLDLENRYGAHNYHPLPVVLERGEGVNVWDVNGKQYLDFLSAYSAVNQGHCHPKIIASLVNQAQKLTLTSRAFYNDQLGLYEQFICKYFGYDKMLPMNTGVEGVETAIKLCRKWAYTQKQIPENEAKIVVFDGNFHGRTMLAVSLSTDPSSYHGFGPFLTGFVKLPYNDIEALTKVFEMENLAGILIEPIQGEAGVIIPDDNYLKTIRELCTQHRVLFIADEVQTGLCRTGMRLACDHMSIRPDVLILGKALSGGTIPISAVLADDEVMLSIHPGEHGSTFGGNPLAAKVAISALEVLEEEGLAENARIQGLYLRQRLLEIKEKFPLIKQVRGRGLLNAIVIDSEETSDLAWRLCLLMAEQGVLAKPTHGNIIRLAPPLCIRKDQIEDACFGIEKALQTLNLN, from the coding sequence ATGAATACAACACTGGCAAATGGGATCTCTAGTTTTTATTTGGATTTGGAAAACCGCTATGGAGCTCACAATTACCATCCTCTGCCAGTTGTATTAGAAAGAGGAGAAGGCGTAAATGTTTGGGATGTAAACGGCAAACAATACCTCGATTTTTTATCTGCCTATTCGGCCGTAAATCAGGGACATTGTCACCCAAAAATCATTGCAAGCCTTGTCAATCAGGCTCAAAAACTAACACTAACTTCAAGAGCCTTTTATAACGACCAATTAGGTCTGTATGAACAATTTATTTGTAAATATTTTGGCTACGATAAAATGCTTCCGATGAATACCGGAGTTGAAGGTGTTGAAACTGCAATTAAACTCTGCAGGAAATGGGCTTATACCCAAAAACAAATTCCCGAAAATGAGGCCAAAATTGTAGTATTTGACGGCAACTTTCATGGAAGGACCATGTTGGCTGTTTCATTGTCGACCGATCCCAGCAGTTATCATGGGTTTGGTCCGTTTTTGACAGGTTTTGTAAAACTTCCGTATAATGACATTGAAGCGCTTACGAAGGTTTTTGAAATGGAAAACCTTGCGGGGATTTTGATCGAGCCCATACAAGGTGAAGCCGGAGTCATTATACCAGATGACAACTATTTGAAGACGATCAGAGAATTATGTACTCAACATCGGGTACTTTTTATCGCTGATGAAGTTCAAACCGGACTTTGTCGCACAGGAATGCGACTAGCATGTGACCACATGTCCATAAGGCCAGATGTGCTTATACTAGGCAAAGCGCTGTCCGGAGGAACCATTCCAATATCTGCTGTTCTTGCAGACGACGAGGTGATGCTGAGTATACATCCCGGCGAACATGGATCAACCTTTGGAGGCAATCCTTTGGCTGCAAAAGTGGCCATTTCGGCACTGGAAGTTCTTGAAGAAGAAGGACTTGCAGAAAATGCAAGAATACAAGGACTGTATTTGCGTCAGCGCCTGCTTGAAATCAAAGAAAAATTTCCCCTGATAAAACAGGTCCGAGGCCGCGGTTTGCTCAATGCCATCGTAATAGATAGTGAAGAAACCAGCGATCTTGCCTGGCGTTTATGTTTACTAATGGCTGAGCAAGGTGTATTGGCAAAACCAACACATGGAAACATCATACGTTTGGCTCCGCCGTTATGTATTCGGAAGGATCAAATAGAAGACGCCTGTTTTGGAATCGAAAAAGCATTACAAACTTTGAACTTGAATTAA
- a CDS encoding T9SS type A sorting domain-containing protein, producing the protein MRLFYLTLALLLSFINFGSSQYMQIKFCGKTTNVSPSTDGSGNDQRHKGALRLDYIRVGRVGQSKTSPFYNLGNTGGLSFKNSTWVDGCTNNTNQTYCSGCSKCTFVTDNSNKILGVFEGKMQGNVRMRSNNNDLFMESTGDQNLVCFVTDPFDVTAHSGKRIEVNIGYEGTRLDGFETKNVNFLYKYTNMDWKQMLNQNSNFLRIIDTTLLVLDAVPVALENLDKTIDIQLQPNPVNNQLQVLLQSNEAFNATAHITSIDSKEILNQQYLIQQGSSKLIFDLTNIPEGAYLFQIADEKGRVSSKKFVKK; encoded by the coding sequence ATGCGCCTTTTTTACCTCACATTAGCCTTACTTCTTTCCTTTATTAATTTTGGTTCATCCCAATACATGCAAATTAAATTTTGTGGAAAAACAACAAATGTAAGCCCATCCACAGATGGCTCCGGAAATGATCAAAGACATAAAGGCGCTCTAAGATTAGATTATATCCGCGTTGGCAGGGTTGGGCAATCTAAAACCAGCCCTTTTTACAATTTAGGAAATACCGGAGGTTTAAGTTTTAAAAATAGTACTTGGGTAGATGGCTGTACCAATAATACCAATCAAACTTATTGTTCCGGTTGTAGCAAATGTACTTTTGTTACAGATAACAGTAATAAAATACTTGGCGTTTTTGAAGGCAAAATGCAAGGAAACGTAAGAATGCGTTCCAATAACAACGATTTATTCATGGAAAGTACCGGCGATCAAAATCTGGTTTGTTTTGTAACCGACCCTTTTGATGTTACAGCACATAGCGGCAAAAGAATTGAAGTGAACATTGGATATGAGGGAACGAGATTAGATGGTTTTGAAACAAAGAATGTCAATTTTTTATATAAATATACCAATATGGACTGGAAGCAAATGCTCAATCAAAATAGCAATTTCTTAAGGATTATTGACACGACCCTTCTCGTATTGGATGCTGTTCCAGTAGCTCTTGAAAATCTCGATAAAACCATAGACATTCAATTACAACCCAACCCGGTTAATAACCAGCTTCAGGTTTTACTCCAAAGCAACGAAGCTTTTAATGCAACGGCACATATAACAAGTATTGATTCAAAAGAAATTCTAAACCAGCAATATTTGATCCAGCAAGGTTCTTCAAAGTTAATATTTGATTTGACGAATATTCCTGAAGGTGCATATCTATTTCAAATTGCTGATGAAAAAGGCAGAGTCAGTAGCAAGAAATTTGTAAAGAAGTAA
- a CDS encoding acetoacetate--CoA ligase: MDKTALKIWEATDDQIKASELLKYRNWINVKYALDLKDYHQLYIWSITYHENFWESLLEYFSVSYSGAYLKVCSDDAMPFVQWFDGIYLNYAEHIFKNKAGEQPAFISYTEMDEIKLTSWNELEQKVAAIQSFYSDAGIKKGDRVVAYCSNIVETSVCMLAAIASGLVWSSCSPDFGVRSALDRFQQIEPIILIAVTAYSYGGKVYHKTEHVSEMLEQIPSIQKVIWIECCNIEYPKSNIEKHKCYNDIVQTNDCEIYFERVAFSHPIWVLYSSGTTGLPKAIVHGHGGMLLEHYKYTVLQNNIKQADRFFWYSTTGWMMWNFVHASLLAGATAILYDGSPGYPDLNVLWKKCAELKINHFGTSAPYLVACMKEQLLPGVSFDLSHLTSIGSTGSPLPPEAFEWVYNSVHKSVWLCSMSGGSDVCTAFVGSCIERPVYQGQIQCRALGVALEAWDEDGQALSEAVGEMVITKPMPCMPVSFWKDHDFKKYLSSYFEMYPGIWRHGDWIEITREDGLIIHGRSDATLNRQGVRMGTAEIYNALNEIVEIKDALIINLEKVDGDHFMPLFIQLREGCEWQELLSKKIISCLRTRCSPRHVPDQIFVVPEIPYTISGKKMEGPVKKVLMYTDLTKAYNPDTMRNPGSMLYFEQNKDKFSNK; the protein is encoded by the coding sequence ATGGATAAAACGGCATTAAAAATTTGGGAGGCTACTGATGATCAGATTAAAGCATCTGAGCTGCTGAAATATAGAAATTGGATCAATGTTAAATATGCCTTGGATTTGAAGGATTATCACCAGCTATATATTTGGTCGATAACATATCATGAAAATTTTTGGGAAAGTTTACTCGAGTATTTTTCGGTAAGTTATAGTGGAGCATACTTAAAAGTATGTTCAGATGACGCAATGCCTTTTGTGCAATGGTTTGATGGTATATATTTGAATTATGCGGAGCATATTTTCAAAAATAAAGCTGGAGAACAACCAGCCTTTATTTCCTACACGGAAATGGATGAAATTAAACTAACATCCTGGAATGAATTGGAGCAAAAAGTGGCGGCTATTCAATCATTTTATTCTGACGCCGGGATTAAAAAAGGGGATCGCGTTGTTGCTTATTGTTCGAATATAGTAGAAACTTCGGTTTGCATGTTAGCAGCGATCGCAAGTGGTTTGGTGTGGAGCAGTTGTTCACCTGACTTTGGAGTGAGAAGCGCTCTGGATAGGTTTCAACAAATTGAACCCATTATTCTGATCGCGGTAACAGCTTATTCTTATGGAGGAAAAGTTTATCATAAAACAGAACATGTATCAGAAATGCTGGAGCAAATTCCTTCAATTCAAAAAGTGATTTGGATTGAATGTTGCAATATTGAATATCCAAAAAGCAATATAGAGAAACATAAATGTTATAACGATATTGTTCAAACTAACGATTGTGAAATTTATTTTGAACGCGTTGCTTTTTCACATCCTATTTGGGTCTTATATTCTTCAGGCACTACCGGTTTGCCCAAAGCTATTGTGCATGGGCATGGTGGTATGTTGTTAGAGCATTATAAATATACTGTTTTACAAAATAATATTAAACAGGCAGATCGATTTTTTTGGTATTCAACTACCGGATGGATGATGTGGAATTTTGTCCATGCATCTTTACTTGCCGGTGCAACGGCAATATTGTATGACGGTAGTCCGGGATATCCCGATCTAAATGTATTGTGGAAAAAATGCGCAGAACTAAAAATTAATCATTTTGGAACAAGTGCGCCATATCTGGTGGCTTGTATGAAAGAACAATTACTTCCCGGAGTTTCATTTGATCTTAGTCATTTAACGAGTATAGGATCGACGGGTTCTCCATTACCTCCAGAAGCCTTCGAATGGGTGTATAATTCAGTGCATAAAAGTGTTTGGTTGTGTTCGATGAGTGGTGGTTCAGATGTTTGCACCGCATTTGTGGGAAGTTGTATTGAAAGACCTGTATATCAGGGACAAATTCAATGTAGGGCATTGGGCGTAGCTCTGGAGGCATGGGATGAAGATGGGCAAGCTTTATCTGAAGCCGTGGGTGAAATGGTAATCACAAAACCGATGCCTTGCATGCCAGTTAGTTTTTGGAAGGATCATGATTTTAAAAAATACCTGTCCAGTTATTTCGAAATGTATCCTGGTATATGGAGGCATGGTGATTGGATCGAAATTACCAGAGAGGATGGCTTGATCATTCATGGACGTTCTGATGCAACCCTAAACAGACAAGGCGTTCGTATGGGAACGGCTGAAATTTATAATGCATTAAACGAAATTGTTGAAATCAAAGACGCACTTATTATTAATTTGGAAAAAGTGGATGGAGATCATTTTATGCCTTTGTTTATTCAATTGAGAGAGGGTTGTGAATGGCAAGAACTATTATCAAAGAAAATTATATCGTGTTTACGAACAAGATGTAGCCCCAGACATGTCCCCGATCAAATATTTGTAGTCCCGGAAATTCCTTATACCATCAGCGGTAAAAAAATGGAAGGTCCTGTTAAAAAAGTCCTCATGTATACAGACTTAACGAAGGCATATAATCCGGATACCATGCGAAATCCTGGAAGTATGTTATATTTTGAACAGAATAAAGATAAATTCAGTAACAAGTAA
- a CDS encoding dihydrofolate reductase has protein sequence MKGLYFQVLFSFVFLWSSCKTKTSIESPETTSVSMPDTFEVAAEEFADLQVLRYQIPGWEQLNLKEKQLCYYLYEAVLSGRDIIYDQKSKYGIVLRKTIENIYSSFKGDKTTNEWKEFEVYCGRFWFSNGNYHHYGNEKFAPACSWNYFKSIAFASDTMGYPKEFEESLENFLKRIHPWIYNLKLHPKCVDLSPGIDNILASSNNFYEGVSQKEVENFYHQKPNSPSAPSWGLNSKLCKEKGKIVEKPWYTEGMYGPAIKQMVYWLEKASSVAENDKQKQAFDLLIKYFRSGKLEDFDAYNIAWVNDTESKIDLVLGFIEVYLDAIGKKGSFEGILSIRDEESTKRIKAIAEQAQWFEDNSPIDPMHKKKDVKGISAKAITVVAQSGDAAPVSSIGINLPNADWIRKDHGSKSVSLSNITRSYNAMNSRKGSLDEFVANEEIKQRIKKYGALSSDLHTDMHECIGHASGQINPNVETTDKTLKNYASCLEEARADLVALYFVLDQKLIEIGVMPDLEVGKAEYDQYILNGLMTQLTRIKPGDQIEEAHMRNRQLVSKWAYEKGKPQNTIEFFKNNNKTYVRINDYNQLRLLFGQLLKEIQRIKSEGDFESGKDLVENYGVKFDTSMHREILDRYKELNLKPYKGFIQAKLIAVKKGDSIIDVKVEYPKSFYQQMLEYGKYYSFLSIKN, from the coding sequence ATGAAAGGTCTTTATTTTCAAGTTTTGTTCTCTTTTGTTTTTTTATGGTCTTCATGTAAAACCAAGACATCCATTGAATCTCCAGAGACAACTTCTGTTTCCATGCCCGACACTTTTGAAGTGGCAGCTGAAGAATTTGCTGACTTGCAAGTATTAAGGTATCAGATTCCAGGCTGGGAGCAATTGAACCTTAAAGAAAAACAACTATGTTATTATCTATACGAAGCGGTCTTGAGTGGGCGCGATATCATCTACGACCAAAAAAGCAAATATGGAATTGTCTTACGTAAAACTATAGAAAATATATATTCCAGCTTTAAAGGCGATAAAACAACTAATGAATGGAAAGAATTTGAAGTCTATTGTGGAAGATTTTGGTTTAGTAATGGCAACTATCACCACTATGGAAATGAAAAATTCGCGCCGGCGTGTTCATGGAATTATTTCAAATCTATTGCATTCGCATCTGACACAATGGGATATCCAAAAGAATTTGAAGAAAGTTTAGAAAATTTTCTAAAACGAATTCATCCATGGATCTATAATCTGAAATTGCATCCCAAATGCGTTGATTTGAGTCCCGGAATTGACAATATTTTAGCTTCATCAAACAATTTTTATGAAGGTGTAAGCCAAAAAGAAGTTGAAAATTTTTATCATCAAAAGCCTAATTCACCATCAGCTCCAAGCTGGGGACTCAATAGTAAACTTTGCAAAGAAAAAGGCAAAATTGTTGAAAAGCCATGGTATACAGAAGGCATGTATGGTCCTGCTATTAAACAAATGGTTTATTGGCTTGAAAAAGCAAGCTCTGTAGCTGAAAATGACAAACAAAAGCAAGCATTCGACTTGCTCATCAAATATTTTAGGTCGGGTAAACTGGAAGATTTTGATGCCTACAACATTGCCTGGGTAAATGATACGGAGTCAAAAATTGATCTGGTACTTGGGTTTATAGAAGTTTATCTAGATGCCATTGGCAAGAAAGGAAGTTTTGAAGGTATCCTGAGCATCAGAGACGAAGAAAGCACAAAACGAATTAAAGCGATTGCAGAACAAGCACAATGGTTTGAGGATAACAGTCCGATAGACCCCATGCATAAGAAAAAAGATGTTAAAGGAATTTCAGCAAAGGCCATAACGGTTGTAGCCCAAAGTGGAGATGCGGCGCCCGTAAGTTCCATTGGCATTAATCTCCCAAATGCCGATTGGATTCGAAAGGACCATGGAAGTAAGTCCGTTTCCCTGAGTAATATTACGAGAAGCTATAATGCTATGAACTCTAGAAAGGGCAGCTTGGATGAATTTGTTGCAAATGAAGAAATCAAACAACGCATCAAAAAATATGGCGCGCTGTCCAGCGATTTACATACGGATATGCATGAATGTATCGGCCATGCCAGCGGACAAATCAATCCAAATGTCGAAACAACCGATAAAACATTAAAGAATTATGCCAGCTGCCTCGAAGAAGCACGTGCAGATCTAGTAGCACTCTATTTTGTATTGGATCAAAAACTTATTGAAATTGGCGTAATGCCAGACTTGGAGGTTGGCAAAGCTGAATATGATCAATACATTTTAAATGGGCTAATGACCCAGCTTACGCGCATCAAACCAGGTGACCAAATTGAAGAGGCACATATGCGCAACAGGCAATTGGTTAGTAAATGGGCATATGAGAAGGGCAAGCCCCAAAACACGATTGAGTTTTTTAAAAATAACAATAAAACTTATGTCCGCATCAATGACTACAATCAATTAAGATTACTATTTGGCCAATTGCTCAAAGAAATTCAAAGAATTAAAAGTGAAGGTGACTTTGAATCGGGCAAAGACCTAGTGGAAAATTATGGAGTTAAATTTGACACAAGCATGCATCGGGAAATTTTAGACCGGTATAAGGAACTGAATCTCAAACCCTATAAAGGATTTATACAAGCAAAACTCATAGCAGTAAAAAAAGGAGATAGCATCATCGATGTCAAAGTTGAATATCCAAAGAGTTTTTATCAACAAATGTTGGAGTACGGTAAATATTACAGTTTTCTGTCTATTAAAAATTAA